The Paroedura picta isolate Pp20150507F chromosome 2, Ppicta_v3.0, whole genome shotgun sequence sequence GGgtccaactggctggagagatggaaaatcgattggagcgagcctcgatggttcaggttttggcaggcaaaaccgtggcgaaaacttccaccccggcgaaagccaagccccgagccaagttggagccgtctgagcgcacccggcgcatggaaaaggggctgtgcctgggctgcggccaagcggggcacttcctcgcacactgcccgaagAAAGCGGCGTCGACCCCTAGGGCCGTGAGCAGCCCTCCGCCGAaaacccagcctgccaagaaatccactccgaagaaaagcgccaagtctcttctggtgcccgtggctgccgtgccggcagtggacgactcggaggagggaagcgagctggaggacgaggatcaagctgaggagcagtcgggaaacgaggacggtctgctgtaaaggcgccccgccagcaggccgccaacaggggcaaacgcgtggtgagtgattcccccttgctactcctacctgccaatctctccaaccccaagtccgggaaaacagtgggagtccggtgtatcgtggactcggggtgtacccaatccctagtgagcccggcactggccgagactttgggggtgggaaaggtgccactgaaggaacccttgccaatcacccaattagacgggaaatgtgctcccggaggggaagccacggcaaagacgcgccccatggacttggacataaaaaaaacattgggagcgaatccaacctttggtagcccctcattcggctttcccttgcgtgttagggttggattggctgaaggaacatgaccccctagtgaaatggaaagaagggactgtggaatttacctctcccgcctgcgagcagcacgctcgaccgcagGATCCTCCAAgtgcggggattgtggccgctttgggatcagggggggcagcgctccctcccgagtatcgggactttgctgatgtgttcgcggaggtggagtgcaaccaacttcccccccaccgtaaaactgactgtgccatcgaattaaagaaaggggaacctctccccaaagccaaactttattccatgagcccgcgggagatggcggagcttagggaatttttgaacaaaaacctggcgaggggttttattagaccggccacatcttccttggcagccccggtccttttcgtaaaaaagaaggacggttcactgcgcttgtgtactgactaccgtgggttgaatgcggtttccacctgcaacgcctacccgctccccctgataaaagacttattgggccacctggggaaggcgcggatcttcacgaaactggatttgagggaagcctattaccgagtccgGATCaaaaaggggcacgaatatttaacggcttttaatactcccctagggcagtttgagtacaccgtaatgccgttcggcctcgccggcgctccgggcgtgttcatgaatatgataaatgaaattatgcatgatttattgtaccagggggtgttggtgtacattgatgatattcttgtgtattcagagaatgctGAGAGTCACGCGgacctggtccgcgaagtgctcagccgcttgcggaagcaccaattgtttgctaaactgtctaaatgtgagttccaccgcgatgcggtggagtttttgggtttccgagtttcccaggctgggattgagatggaccctggcaaggtgcgtgacttgctagcttgggaacctccccgcaccaggaa is a genomic window containing:
- the LOC143828957 gene encoding uncharacterized protein LOC143828957; amino-acid sequence: MLAPRARLRPARERASATRAAAPASAAAAAQRRGKDPAGGGGRQRGRAAARGRTEPIAGDKRLDCALGGNQSANNDVSMAQPQHDDEPQRVLAFVGGLNPTLADKCLLLEDPLTVEGWVQLAGEMENRLERASMVQVLAGKTVAKTSTPAKAKPRAKLEPSERTRRMEKGLCLGCGQAGHFLAHCPKKAASTPRAVSSPPPKTQPAKKSTPKKSAKSLLVPVAAVPAVDDSEEGSELEDEDQAEEQSGNEDGLL